Genomic segment of bacterium:
CGGACGCAGATTACCGTCTCCCGCCTCGGCATGGACATCATCCGCCAGGAATACAAGAGCGAAGAGGCGGCCCAGAGGGAATATTTCATCCGGCATTACGACGAGTTCAAAAAGGGGGATTGGGTTCGCCTCCTGCACCTCTCCCTTCCGGGCGAAAGCGCCGAAACGGCTGAGAAGGTGCGCGCCGCCGCGCTCGCCGGCGGCGATTTCGCCAAAGAGGCCGTTTCCCTCTCCGGGTGGGAGGCGGTGGACACCGGCAAGCTGGAGGTGAAGGACCTTACTCCCGCGCTGAAAGACGCCGTGGCCCAGCTTGCAGCCGGAGGAGTGACCCCGGTTCTGACGCTCGGCGGCGAGGCGCATCTTTTTTATCTGGCGGAAAAAGAGAACGGCAAGGTCGCTTTCGAGGACGTGAAGGAAGAGGTCGCCGCGAAGTTCCGCGAAAGGGGCCTCGAAGAAGTGATAAACAACTGGCTCATGATCCGCAGGGACGATGCGCGGATCGTCAGGATGCGCTAGGAGCGGCATGAACGGGCATCCGAGGGTCGCAATAACCTGCGGCGAACCTACCGGGGTGGGGCCGGAGGTGACGCTGGGGGCGCTTTCGTCCATGGACCTCGAAGGAGCCGGGGTTATTCTCGTCGGCCCCGCCGGGGTATGGCGCAAAGCGGGCGAAACGCAAGGCAAGGTTCAACCGGACTTCCGCCGTATCGTCGAGCCGGAGGGAGTCCCTTTTTCGGACTACACCTTCGGCAAAATGACCGCCAAAACGGCGAAGATGGCCACCCTCTCCCTCGAAAAGGCCATCGGGATGGTTCTTTCGGGGGAAGCGGACGCGCTCGTCACCGCGCCGCTCTCGAAGGAGGGGCTGAAACTCTCCGGGAGGGAGTTCCCCGGCCACACCGAGCTTCTCGGCGCGGCCTGCGGCGTGAAGAGCCCCACCATGCTGTTCGCGGGTGGTTCTTTTTTCGTCTCCCTGGTCACAACGCACTTTCCCCTTCGCGAGGTTCCGGGGCATATCACCGCTGAAAACATTCTTTCGACGGTCAGAAACACTTACGGCTTTCTCGCGGGGCTGGGCATGGAAAGACCGCGAATCGCCGTCTGCGGCCTCAACCCCCACGCGGGAGAGAACGGCCTTCTGGGGGACGAGGAGCTGCGGGTAATCGGACCCGCCGTCGAAGCTGCGAGAGGCGAGGGAATGGACGTTACCGGCCCCTTTCCCGCCGACGCCCTCTTTTACAGGGCCTCGAAGGGGGGGTGCGACGCGGTGGTCGCGATGTATCACGATCAGGGGCTCGCGCCCTTCAAGCTTCTGCACTTTCACGACGGGGTCAACGTCACCCTGGGCCTGCCCATCATCCGGACGAGCCCGGACCACGGCACCGCCCCCGACATCGCTGGAAAGGGTATCGCCGACCCTTCCTCGATGCGCGAAGCGATTAAACTGGCGATAAGAATGGCTCAATCAAGGAACAGGCAACAGGCTAAATGAAGATAAAATTCGGAACCGAAGGGTGGCGGGGCGTCATCTCCCGCGATTTCACCTTCGACGGCGTGAGAAGGGTCTCGGGGGCTCTCGCCGACTGCCTCGTTGAAGAAAATTCCGCCGGGAAGGGCGTGGCGATCGGCTACGACCGGCGCTTCTTGTCCGCCGAGTACGCGGCGGAGTGCGCGGGCGTCCTCGCCGCGCGGTCCATACCCGTGCGCCTCGCCGAAGAATACCTGCCCACCCCCGTCCTCTCCTTCGCCATACGCGACGAAAACCTCGCCGCCGGGCTGATGATAACCGCCTCCCACAACCCGCCGGAGTGGAACGGGATAAAGATTAAGGGCCCTCACGGCGGACCCGCCTCGACGGAACTGGTGAGCAGGGTGGAGAAGATTCTCGGCGATTCCTTCGGGCCGGAGCGGGATGTCGAGTGCCTTTCCCTCGAAGAGGGCAAAAGCCGAGAGCTTATTACGTCGCTGGACCCGAGGAAGAGCTATCTCGAAGCGGTCTCAAGGATAATCGACTTCGAGGCCATTAAAAAAGCCCGCCTCCGGGTCGCGGTGGACGCGATGCACGGGTGCGGAGCCGGTTGGACCGCAGATATCCTCCGGGACCTCGGCTGCGAGGTGACGGAGCTTAACGGTTCCGGCGACCCCCTTTTCGGAGGCATCCCCCCCGAGCCCACCGAAGAGCGAGTGACGGCTCTTCTGTCTCTCGTGAAGAGGGACGGATTCCACTTCGGCGTGGCGAACGACGGCGACGCCGACAGGCTCTCGGCGGTGGACGAGCGGGGCGATTACTTTTCGCCCCAGAGGATAATCGCCATCTTCGCGAAATACCTCAAAACCGTGCGGAAGATGGAGGGCGGGGCGGTAAAGGCCGTCTCGGCAACCTCGATGCTCGACCGGCTCGGGGAAAGATACGGCTTCGAGGTGCTGACGACCCCGGTAGGATTCAAGCACATGAGCCCCTACCTGCTCCCCGGCAGCGGCTACTTCATGGCCGGCGAGGAGAGCGGTGCGATAGGCGTCACCAGCCACCTTCCCGAGCGCGACGGGGTCTTCAACTCCCTTCTGCTGGCGGAAATAGCCGCCGTGACGGGACTTGGCCCGAGGGGATATCTGGAAGAGATTTTCAGGGAGATAGGCCCTTTCGACTACGGAAGGCTCGATCTGCGCTTTCCCCGCGAGGAGATGAAAGTTGTCCGTGAAAGGGTGTCTTCGATAAAGCCGGAGGGGACTCTCGCCGGAAAGAAAATAGCCTCCATCGACAACCTCGACGGCCGAAAGATATTCCGCGAGGACAATTCCTGGCTCCTGATAAGGGTCTCCGGGACCGAGCCGCTCCTTAGAATCTACGCCGAGGCGGGCGACAGGGACGAAGTTAATAATCTCCTCCGGGCGGGCAAAGAACTTGCGGGGATTCGATGAACCAGGAATTCATCGAGATTCGCGGCGCGCGCGAGCACAACCTCAAGAACCTGAGCCTTAGCATCCCGCGGGGGAAGATCGTCGTAATCACCGGTCTTTCCGGCTCCGGCAAATCCAGCCTCGCCTTCGACACCCTCTACGCCGAAGGACAGCGCCGCTACGTGGAATCACTTTCCGCCTACGCCCGCCAGTTTCTGGAATTGATGGACAAGCCCGACGTGGATTCGATCGAGGGGCTTTCACCCGCCATCTCCATCGAACAGAAGACCACCAGCAAAAACCCCCGCTCCACCGTCGGCACCGTCACCGAGATCTACGACTACCTGCGCGTGCTCTACGCGAGGGCGGGAACCCCGCACTGCACCTCCTGCGCCAAGGAGATTACGACGCAGACGGTAACCCAGATGACCGACAGGCTGCTGGCGCTCCCCGAGGGGACGAGGGTCGAGATTCTTTCCCCCGTGGTGCGGGGCCGCAAGGGCCACTACAAAAAGCTCTTCGAGGACCTGCGCAAGGCGGGTTTCGTAAGGGTGGTGGTGGACGGCGAGCCGCTCGAACTGGAAACGGAGATCGAGCTGGACAAGAACCGCGCCCACGACATCGACGTGGTGGTTGACAGAATCGCGGTGAAGGCGGAAGCCCGCCCGAGGATTGCGGAAGGGCTGGAGCTCGCCCTCGCCAAGGCCGAGGGACTCGCGGCCGTCAAAATTCACGGCGGAGAAAAGCTCCTCTTCTCCGAGCGCTTCGCCTGCCCCGAGTGCGGAATCTCCCTCCCGGAGATGAGCCCGAGGGCTTTTTCCTTCAATTCCCCCCACGGCGCGTGCCCGGAGTGCGACGGCCTCGGCTCCCGGGTCGCGATAGACCCGGAGCGGGTAATCCCCGACCCTGGGAAATCAATCCGCGAGGGCGCGGTCGCCCCCTGGCACAGCCCCACCGGCATGTACTACCAGCAGCTTCTCGAAGCGGTGCTGCGCACCTTCGGGGAATCCCCCTCGACTCCGTGGAAGGACCTTCCGCAGGAGGTGCGGGACGCGATTCTCTTCGGCACGAAGCGCAAGGTAGAGTTCGTCTTCCAGTCCAAGAGGATGACCCACCGTTCCTTCAAGCCCTTCGAGGGGGTGGTCAAGCGCCTCGAAAAAAAGATAAAGGAATCGAGCGGCGACGACCTCGAAGATCTCGCCCCCTACCTCGAAACCCGCCCCTGCCCCGCCTGCAGGGGCGCGCGCCTTCGCCCGGAATCCCTGGCGGTGACGATAGCGGGTAAATCCATCAGCGACATAACCGCGATACCGGTGGACGCGCTCGGGAAGTTCTTTTTGTCCCTCGAACTCGACCCGAGGCGGGCCTCGATAGCGGAGCGGATTTTAAAGGAGATTCGCGACCGGCTGGGGTTTCTCTTCGACGTGGGGCTGGGCTACCTCACCCTCGACCGCTCCTCGGGAACCCTCTCCGGCGGCGAGAGCCAACGCATACGGCTGGCGACGCAGGTCGGCTCGCGGCTCACCGGCGTACTCTACATCCTAGACGAGCCGACGATAGGTCTCCACCCGAGAGACAACCTAAAGCTCCTCGAAACCCTGAAAGAGCTTCGGGAGCTCGGCAACTCGGTGATCCTCGTCGAGCACGACGAGGAGACTATACGGATGGCCGATTACGTCATCGACATGGGTCCCGGAGCGGGGGAAAACGGCGGGAGAATCGTCGCCGAGGGAACCCCCGAAGAGATAATGAAAAACCCCGAGAGCGTCACCGGGGCCTACCTTTCCGGCGCAAGGACGATAGAGCCGCCGCTCTTTCGGCGCACCGGGAGCGGCAAGGTACTCTCCCTCAGGGGGGCGACCGGCCACAATCTGAAGGGGATAAACCTCGAAATACCGCTCGGGCGCTTCACCTGCGTCACCGGCGTTTCCGGCTCGGGCAAATCTTCCCTCATAGTTGACACCCTCTTCCCGGCGCTGATGGGCGAGCTTCACAACGCTTCCGAACGCCCTCTCCCCTTCGCTTCCCTGAGGGGCATCGAGCACATCGACAAGGTGGTGGACGTAAACCAGGCCCCCATCGGCAGGACGCCGCGCTCGAACCCCGCCACCTACACCGGGCTTTTCGCGCACATCCGCGATATCTTCGCCCGGGTGCCCGATTCGCAGGTGCGCGGGTACCAGAAGGGGCGCTTTTCCTTCAACGTGAAGGGCGGGCGGTGCGAGGCGTGCAAGGGCGACGGCCTTATGAAGATCGAGATGCACTTTTTGCCCGACGTCTACGTCACCTGCGACGAATGTCACGGCAAGAGGTACAACCGGGAAACCCTTGAAGTCCACTACAAGGGGGTCTCGATCGCCGAAGCTCTGGACATGACCGTCTCTCAGGGGCTGGAGTTCTTCAAAAACGTCCCCTCGATACGGAACACCCTCGAAGTGCTCAACATGGTCGGCCTCGGCTACATCCGCCTCGGCCAACCCTCGACGACCCTCTCGGGCGGCGAGGCGCAGCGCATCAAGCTCGCCAAGGAGCTCTCGCGCAGGGCCACGGGAAGAACCCTTTACATCCTCGACGAACCCACCACCGGCCTTCACTTCGAGGACATCAGAAAACTCCTCGAAGTCCTCGGCAAGCTGGCCGACACCGGCAACACCGTCCTCGTCATAGAGCACAACGTAGACGTGATAAAGACCGCCGACCACGTTATCGACCTGGGGCCTGAGGGCGGCGGGGGCGGCGGAAGGATTGTCGCCGAGGGCACTCCCGAGGAGATCATGGCGGTGAAATCCTCCTACACCGGGGAGGCCCTGCGCCACCACATGCGCTACGGCGGAAAAGCCGATGGCTGACGTTTACTGCGAGCTCTGCCGCAAGGTGCTGGCCGCCGGAGCCCTAAAGTTTCTCGTTACGATTAACGTGGCCGCCGATTTCGACGGCGCCCTCCCCGCGGACTGCGGGATAGAGGATCTCGAAGCCTTCATGCGGTCCATCGACAGGGCCGACCCGCGAAAACTCGAACATGACGTTTACCAGTCGAAAGGATACCTCCTTTGTCCCGAGTGCAAGAAGAAGTTCATGGATAACCCCCTCGGCGTCGCCGCGAAAAAGAGTTCAACCGAGCCGGAGGGAAGGGTTCACTGATGCGATACGGACTCGAACTTCTGGACGTTGAAAAACCGGGCAGGTACGAGGGCATAGAGGCCGGGGTGGAGATCCGCGACTGGGACGCGGCCCGCCTCCGCGTGGCCCTTCTCTTTCCCGACGTCTACGAGATCGGCATGAGCCATCTCGGGATTCCCATCCTCTACCGCATACTGAATTCGCTGGAGGGAGTGCTCGCCGAGCGCGCCTACGCGCCCTGGATGGACATGGAAGCGTTTCTTCGCCGGGAAAAGCTGCCTCTCATAACGAGGGAGTCGGGGCGTCCTCTGAGCGATTTCGACCTTCTGGGGTTCACCCTCCAGTACGAGCTTTCGATCACCAACGTCCTGGCCATGCTGGAGCTCGGCGGAGTGCCCCTAACGGCGGCCGAGAGAGGCGAGGACGACCCCATCGTCATAGGCGGCGGCCCGGTGGCGGCGAACCCCGAGGTCTTCGCGGATTTCTTCGACGCCCTCTTCATCGGCGACGGCGAGGAGGGAGTCAGGGAGATCGCGTCAGCGCTCGTAAAGGCTAAGGAGGCGGGCCTCGACCGCGCGGGGAAGCTGGAGGCGCTCGGAAAGGTTGAGGGGGTCTACCTCCCCTCGAAAGCTACTCCAATTTTCGACGGCGAGAAGTTCGCGGGTTTTTCCTCCGGCAAAAAGGTGAAGCGAAGGATCGTCGCCGACCTCGAAAAGAGCGCCCCGGTCCCGAAACCCATAGTGCCCTTCGGCTCCTCCGTCCACGACAGGATGGCGCTGGAGGTGGCGCGCGGCTGCACGAGGGGGTGCCGGTTCTGCCAGGCGGGCTTTCTCTACCGCCCGGTGCGCGAGAGGGAGGCGTCGTCGATTCTCGGGGCGGCCTGCGAGGGGCTCGCAGCCACGGGTTTCGAGGAGGTCAGCCTTCTTTCCCTTTCCACCGGCGATTACTCCTCCATCGGGCCGCTTCTGGTGAACCTCATGGAAAACCACTCGAAGGAGAGGGTCTCGGTGAGCCTTCCGAGCCTTCGGGTGGACAGCTTCGACGAAAGGCTCCTCACCGAGGTCTCGCGGGTGAGGAAGACCGGCTTCACCCTCGCCCCCGAAGCTGGTTCCCAGACCCTTCGCGACAGGATAAACAAGCACTTCACCGACGAGGAGATTATCGCCTCGGTGGAAAAAATCTTCCGCGCCGGGTGGAAGGGAGTGAAGCTCTACTTTATGATCGGGCTCCCCTTCGAGACGGAAGAAGACCGGCTGGCGATAGTCACCCTAGCTGAGAAAATCGCCCGGTTCGCCCCTCCCGGCAAGTCCAGGGTGACCATCTCGGTCTCCAATTTCGTCCCCAAGCCCCACACTCCCTTCCAGTGGGCCGGGCAGATGGACAAAGAGGAAACCGAGAGGATTCACCGCGAGCTTTCCAAAGCCCTTTCGCGGAACAAGAAGATCGACTTCAAGCGCCACGACGCCGCGACGAGCGCTCTTGAGGGCGTAATAGCCAGGGGTGACCGCAGGGTGGGCAAGGCGATACTAGGAGCTTACCGTCTCGGGTGCCGGATGGACGGCTGGTCCAGCGAAGTCCGCCCCGCCCTCTGGGAGCAGGCTTTCCGGGAGGCGGGAGTGGAACCCGCGTGGTATCTTCGCGAGCGTTCCACCGGCGAGCATCTGCCCTGGGAGCTTGTGGACACCGGCGTAACTTCCGATTTTCTGCTTGGAGAGCTCGAAAAGGCCAAGAGCGGGGAGCGCACCCCCGACTGCCGGAAGGAAGAATGCTCCCTCTGCGGCGTCTGCGACCACAAGATGCTGCGCCCCAGGGATTCGGCTCCCCTACCCTACCCGGAGAAATCCGCGGAGCCCCTCATCCCTGCCGAGGAGTCCGACCAGTCGAACGCCCCGAAAATCCGCTTTCGCTACTCTAAGACCGGCCCGGCGGCGCTGCTCTCCCATCTGGACGCGAGTTCCTCCCTCCAGCGGGCTTTCCGCGCCGCGGGGGTCGATATACTCTACTCGCAGGGGTTCAACCCCCAGCCGAAGCTGCGCCTCGGGCCCGCGCTCTCTCTGGGCACCGAGAGCTTCTGCGAGCTTGGAGAATTGAAGGTAGGCGAGGTGCCGGAGCTGGAGGAAGCGCAGGAAAAGGTCAACTCCCGCCTTCCCGAAGGGCTGCGGATCGAGATAATGTGGGTCATGGAGCCCTTGAGCGCGGGTCTCCCCTCCGGCTCGACCCTTGAGGAATACCTGCTGGAGCCTTCCGCCAGGGCCCAAAGCGCCGCCGGGGCGGTGGGCGGCTGGGAAGAGATTTTCAGAAGGTTCTGGGAGAAAGACTCGTTTTTGGTTATAAAAAGGAGAGTGGGGAAACCGGACAGGGTCATGGAGTCAAAAGACTACGTACGCGGACTCTGGGTGAGGCCCGACGGCGCTCTTGGCTTTTTGATGAGGCGCTCCGGCGACGGGGGGCTGGTGGCCCCGGAACTCCTTTTTCACGCCCTCGCGGATCTTCCCGAGGGAGACAGGGCCCTGAAAAGGGTTTTGAAGATACGGATGGAAATTCCGAGGGAAGAGTAATGGGCTCCGATCAAAGCCAGCCACTTATCGAAAAAGAGATAATCATAAGCGCCACCCGGCAGGAAACCCGCGTCGCGCTGATGGAGAACAAGCTCCTCTCGGAGTTCTACCACGAGAGCGTGCGCGACAGAAGAATAGCCGGGTCGGTCTACAAGGGCAGGGTCAGCCGCGTCCTTCCGGGGATGCAGGCCGCCTTCGTCGATATCGGCCTTGAAAAGGCCGCCTTCCTCTACGTCTCCGACGTGGAGGGGCAGGGCAGGGAGTACTCGGAGATAGAATTCGAGGACGAGAGGGAACCCGAAACGGAGGTTCCCTTTAAAAAGCGCGCCTCGGCCCCCATCGAGACCCTCCTCACCGAGAGCCAGCTCATCACGGCGCAGGTCGCCAAGGAGCCCCTGGGGAGGAAGGGGGCGCGCATCACCCAGCACATCAGCCTCCCCGGCAGGAACATCGTCTACCTGCCCAACGTCGATCACGTCGGCGTATCGAGGAGGATAGAGGACGAAAAGGAGCGCCAGCGGCTCAAGGAGCTGGTGGAAAAGCTCAAGGGCGAAAACCCCGGCGGCTACATAGTCCGCACCGTCTCGGCGGGATGCAAGGAGGAAGAGCTTCGCCCGGAGATGGACTTCCTCCGGAGGCTCTGGGAAGAGATATCCAAAAAATCCGCCTTTCAGGCCGCCCCCTCGCTCCTCCACAGCGACCTCGATCTCATCTCCCGCTCCATCCGCGACCTTTACACCCCTTCCGTCAGGAGGATAGTTGTCGATTCCCCCGACGAGTACCGGGAGATTCTCGATTTCGTCAACACCTTCGTTCCGCAGGCGGCCTCCGCCGTCGAGCTTTACACGCGCCCCGAGCCGATCTTCGACTTCTACGGGATAGAGATAGAGCTTTCGAGGGCGATGGAAAAGCGGGTGTGGCTAAAGAGCGGCGGTTACATAGTAATCGAGATGACCGAGGCGCTTACCGCGATAGACGTGAACACCGGCTCCTTCGTCGGCAAGCGAAACCTCGAAGAGACCATTCTCAAGACCAACCTCGAAGCCGCGAAAGAGATAGCCTACCAGCTTCGGCTCCGCAACATCGGCGGCATCATCATCATCGACTTCATCGACATGGAGCACGAGGAGAACAGGCTGAAAGTCTTCGAGACCTTCCGCACCGAGTTCGAGAAGGACAGGGCCAAAACCAACCTTCTCCAGATTTCGAGCCTCGGCCTCGTTGAAATGACGCGAAAGAGGGTGGGCGAGAACCTTGGCAGGTCTCTCTCGGAAGCCTGCCCCTATTGCGACGGCACAGGGATGGTGCGCTCCAAGTCCACGGTGGCTGCGGAGATCTTCCGCGACCTTCGGCGCAAGCGCAACCTCATCACCGGCGAAGACGTGGTGGTCGAAGCGAACAAGGACGTGGTCCAGTTCATCTTCGAGGAGGAGCGGGCCGATCTGGAAATGCTGGAGCAGGCCCTCGGCGTGCACATAACCCTGAAAGCCAGGAAAGACTTCCACCGCGAGGAGTACGAGATAGCGGGGGTCTGAGGCTGGTTGCAGAGAACTTCCGGGTTCTTGCAGAGTTGTTCAAAAATTTAGCAAAGCGGCGAGAAAGATTCTCTTTCAACTTCCGGCAAACTATTTCGGCGAAGGGCAAGGAGTCCGCAGGGCGCGCGGTCGCAGGCAGTATCAGGAATACGCCAAGACCCGCGCCCGAGAAACGACGCAGACCTTCGCCGAAAGAGGAAGCCGGACGCCCAGCGTTTATTCGGTCGTGATCCCCGTTTCCTGCATCCTCGCCCGTATCTCGTCGGCCATCCTCGAAGCTTCCCCCGCCGCTTTTGAATCGTGGTAGTCGCGAAGTACGTTCGTAACCCTGCCCAGCGCCGCCTTGTACTCTTCCTTCCGGAGGTAAAACCGGGCTACGTAGAGCTCGTGGCCCGCGAGCAGCTCCTTCCCCTCCTTTGTCTTCTCACCGGCGTCCGCGGCGTATTCCGAAGAGGGATAGGCCGAAATTAATCTCGTGAAGAGCTCCACCATCGTCTTGGCGGGCGTCTGGTCGCGGCCTTCCGTCTCAAGCTGGCCGTAGTAGGAAAGTCCCCTCTTGTAAATCGCGTAGGGAACCCTGGCGTGTGCGGGGTGGTTTTCCTCGAAGGCGCGGTAGGAGGCCGCCGACTCGGCGAAATTCTCCCGGAGATAAAGCACGTCCGCCGAAAGCAGCTCGGCCTCGATGGCGAGGGGCGAAAAGGGATATTCCTCCCTCATCGTCATGATCAGCTCGTCCGCCTCCTCGAAGTTCTCATGTTCCACGGCGTTTTTCGCCTGATTGAAGAGCGCCTCGGCGGGGGGAACGTCGCGCTTCTCGGCCCCGGCGCACCCCCAGAGGAGGGAAACCGCGAAAAGAAGCGCAAGCGTGTATATTAAGGATTTCATTACAAACCTTTCTTTAGAACTTTACTTCATCTTCCGGCAAACTATTCAGGAAGCCGATCCTTTACGAGGGATTTTAAGGATTCCGTAAAGGGCGGGCGGGCGACTCCTTTTTCGGTGATTATCGCGGCGATATACTCCGCAGGGGTCACGTCGAAGGCGGGATTCCAGACCTTCACGCCTCCCGGAGCCACCTGTCTGCCGCCGAGGCAGGTAACCTCGACCGGCGAGCGCTCCTCTATCGGTATCTTGTCTCCGGTGTCCAGCGAAAGGTCCACCGTGGATAGCGGGGCGGCTATGTACATCGGGATACCGTGCTCTTTGGCGAGTATCGAGACGGAGTAGGTGCCGATCTTGTTGGCGGTGTCGCCGTTGGCGGCTATCCTGTCCGCGCCCACTATGACCGCGTCCACCTTGCGGGTCTTCATGAGATATCCGGCCATGTTGTCGCAGATGAGGGTGACGGGGATGTCGTCCTTCATCAGCTCCCACGCGGTGAGCCTCGCTCCCTGCAGGAAGGGGCGGGTCTCGTCGGCGTAGACGCTGACCTTCTTTCCCGCCTCCACCGCGCCGCGTATCACGCCGAGGGCGGTCCCGTAGTCGGCGGTGGCGAGCGCACCGGCGTTGCAGTGGGTGAGGACGACGCACTCGTCGGGCAGAAGGGCAGCGCCGAAGCGCCCCATCGCGCGGTTCGCCTCGACGTCTTCCTCGTGTATCAGGATCGCTTCCTTCACGAGCCCTTCGGCGATTTCGGAGGGAGAAAGAGCCTTCGGCTCCGCTTCCTTCCCCTTCATCCGCTCGATCGCCCAGAAGAGGTTCACCGCCGTCGGGCGCGTCGCCGCGAAGACCCTGTAGGCCTCTTCCATATAGCCGCTAAAATCCGCGCCTTTGGCCCCCTCGCGGGCGGCCAGCGCCAGACCGTAGGCGGCGGTGACGCCGATTGCGGGCGCTCCCCGGACTATCATGTCCGTTATCGCCTTCGCCACCTCCCGCCAGTCGGAGTACTCGATATAGACTTCCTCGCAGGGAAGTTTCGTCTGGTCTA
This window contains:
- a CDS encoding peptidyl-prolyl cis-trans isomerase; the encoded protein is MRKNSFILALFLSVSALLAVCLASPRVYCAEIVDEIEAVVDGKPIARSEVDSIARQAGNPEDPAIREAAFGIVVNQTLILLEAQKRKISVTGDEVDSAIESFRRRTGLDILSLRGEVEASGKNWRDFREEFRTQITVSRLGMDIIRQEYKSEEAAQREYFIRHYDEFKKGDWVRLLHLSLPGESAETAEKVRAAALAGGDFAKEAVSLSGWEAVDTGKLEVKDLTPALKDAVAQLAAGGVTPVLTLGGEAHLFYLAEKENGKVAFEDVKEEVAAKFRERGLEEVINNWLMIRRDDARIVRMR
- the uvrA gene encoding excinuclease ABC subunit UvrA gives rise to the protein MNQEFIEIRGAREHNLKNLSLSIPRGKIVVITGLSGSGKSSLAFDTLYAEGQRRYVESLSAYARQFLELMDKPDVDSIEGLSPAISIEQKTTSKNPRSTVGTVTEIYDYLRVLYARAGTPHCTSCAKEITTQTVTQMTDRLLALPEGTRVEILSPVVRGRKGHYKKLFEDLRKAGFVRVVVDGEPLELETEIELDKNRAHDIDVVVDRIAVKAEARPRIAEGLELALAKAEGLAAVKIHGGEKLLFSERFACPECGISLPEMSPRAFSFNSPHGACPECDGLGSRVAIDPERVIPDPGKSIREGAVAPWHSPTGMYYQQLLEAVLRTFGESPSTPWKDLPQEVRDAILFGTKRKVEFVFQSKRMTHRSFKPFEGVVKRLEKKIKESSGDDLEDLAPYLETRPCPACRGARLRPESLAVTIAGKSISDITAIPVDALGKFFLSLELDPRRASIAERILKEIRDRLGFLFDVGLGYLTLDRSSGTLSGGESQRIRLATQVGSRLTGVLYILDEPTIGLHPRDNLKLLETLKELRELGNSVILVEHDEETIRMADYVIDMGPGAGENGGRIVAEGTPEEIMKNPESVTGAYLSGARTIEPPLFRRTGSGKVLSLRGATGHNLKGINLEIPLGRFTCVTGVSGSGKSSLIVDTLFPALMGELHNASERPLPFASLRGIEHIDKVVDVNQAPIGRTPRSNPATYTGLFAHIRDIFARVPDSQVRGYQKGRFSFNVKGGRCEACKGDGLMKIEMHFLPDVYVTCDECHGKRYNRETLEVHYKGVSIAEALDMTVSQGLEFFKNVPSIRNTLEVLNMVGLGYIRLGQPSTTLSGGEAQRIKLAKELSRRATGRTLYILDEPTTGLHFEDIRKLLEVLGKLADTGNTVLVIEHNVDVIKTADHVIDLGPEGGGGGGRIVAEGTPEEIMAVKSSYTGEALRHHMRYGGKADG
- the pdxA gene encoding 4-hydroxythreonine-4-phosphate dehydrogenase PdxA, whose product is MRGSSGCARSGMNGHPRVAITCGEPTGVGPEVTLGALSSMDLEGAGVILVGPAGVWRKAGETQGKVQPDFRRIVEPEGVPFSDYTFGKMTAKTAKMATLSLEKAIGMVLSGEADALVTAPLSKEGLKLSGREFPGHTELLGAACGVKSPTMLFAGGSFFVSLVTTHFPLREVPGHITAENILSTVRNTYGFLAGLGMERPRIAVCGLNPHAGENGLLGDEELRVIGPAVEAARGEGMDVTGPFPADALFYRASKGGCDAVVAMYHDQGLAPFKLLHFHDGVNVTLGLPIIRTSPDHGTAPDIAGKGIADPSSMREAIKLAIRMAQSRNRQQAK
- a CDS encoding phosphoglucomutase/phosphomannomutase family protein, which produces MKIKFGTEGWRGVISRDFTFDGVRRVSGALADCLVEENSAGKGVAIGYDRRFLSAEYAAECAGVLAARSIPVRLAEEYLPTPVLSFAIRDENLAAGLMITASHNPPEWNGIKIKGPHGGPASTELVSRVEKILGDSFGPERDVECLSLEEGKSRELITSLDPRKSYLEAVSRIIDFEAIKKARLRVAVDAMHGCGAGWTADILRDLGCEVTELNGSGDPLFGGIPPEPTEERVTALLSLVKRDGFHFGVANDGDADRLSAVDERGDYFSPQRIIAIFAKYLKTVRKMEGGAVKAVSATSMLDRLGERYGFEVLTTPVGFKHMSPYLLPGSGYFMAGEESGAIGVTSHLPERDGVFNSLLLAEIAAVTGLGPRGYLEEIFREIGPFDYGRLDLRFPREEMKVVRERVSSIKPEGTLAGKKIASIDNLDGRKIFREDNSWLLIRVSGTEPLLRIYAEAGDRDEVNNLLRAGKELAGIR
- a CDS encoding TIGR03960 family B12-binding radical SAM protein; its protein translation is MRYGLELLDVEKPGRYEGIEAGVEIRDWDAARLRVALLFPDVYEIGMSHLGIPILYRILNSLEGVLAERAYAPWMDMEAFLRREKLPLITRESGRPLSDFDLLGFTLQYELSITNVLAMLELGGVPLTAAERGEDDPIVIGGGPVAANPEVFADFFDALFIGDGEEGVREIASALVKAKEAGLDRAGKLEALGKVEGVYLPSKATPIFDGEKFAGFSSGKKVKRRIVADLEKSAPVPKPIVPFGSSVHDRMALEVARGCTRGCRFCQAGFLYRPVREREASSILGAACEGLAATGFEEVSLLSLSTGDYSSIGPLLVNLMENHSKERVSVSLPSLRVDSFDERLLTEVSRVRKTGFTLAPEAGSQTLRDRINKHFTDEEIIASVEKIFRAGWKGVKLYFMIGLPFETEEDRLAIVTLAEKIARFAPPGKSRVTISVSNFVPKPHTPFQWAGQMDKEETERIHRELSKALSRNKKIDFKRHDAATSALEGVIARGDRRVGKAILGAYRLGCRMDGWSSEVRPALWEQAFREAGVEPAWYLRERSTGEHLPWELVDTGVTSDFLLGELEKAKSGERTPDCRKEECSLCGVCDHKMLRPRDSAPLPYPEKSAEPLIPAEESDQSNAPKIRFRYSKTGPAALLSHLDASSSLQRAFRAAGVDILYSQGFNPQPKLRLGPALSLGTESFCELGELKVGEVPELEEAQEKVNSRLPEGLRIEIMWVMEPLSAGLPSGSTLEEYLLEPSARAQSAAGAVGGWEEIFRRFWEKDSFLVIKRRVGKPDRVMESKDYVRGLWVRPDGALGFLMRRSGDGGLVAPELLFHALADLPEGDRALKRVLKIRMEIPREE
- a CDS encoding Rne/Rng family ribonuclease, giving the protein MEKEIIISATRQETRVALMENKLLSEFYHESVRDRRIAGSVYKGRVSRVLPGMQAAFVDIGLEKAAFLYVSDVEGQGREYSEIEFEDEREPETEVPFKKRASAPIETLLTESQLITAQVAKEPLGRKGARITQHISLPGRNIVYLPNVDHVGVSRRIEDEKERQRLKELVEKLKGENPGGYIVRTVSAGCKEEELRPEMDFLRRLWEEISKKSAFQAAPSLLHSDLDLISRSIRDLYTPSVRRIVVDSPDEYREILDFVNTFVPQAASAVELYTRPEPIFDFYGIEIELSRAMEKRVWLKSGGYIVIEMTEALTAIDVNTGSFVGKRNLEETILKTNLEAAKEIAYQLRLRNIGGIIIIDFIDMEHEENRLKVFETFRTEFEKDRAKTNLLQISSLGLVEMTRKRVGENLGRSLSEACPYCDGTGMVRSKSTVAAEIFRDLRRKRNLITGEDVVVEANKDVVQFIFEEERADLEMLEQALGVHITLKARKDFHREEYEIAGV